One segment of Brassica napus cultivar Da-Ae chromosome C3, Da-Ae, whole genome shotgun sequence DNA contains the following:
- the LOC106439705 gene encoding CSC1-like protein ERD4, with protein MEFESFLVSLGTSAVIFVVLMLLFTWLSRRPGNVSVYYPNRILKGMDPWEGSSLTRNPFAWIREAFTSTEQDVVKLSGVDTAVYFVFLSTVLGIFALSALLLLPTLLPISATDNSLKNSRSATDTTSNGTFSQIDNLSMANITKKSSRLWAFLGAVYWVSLVTYFMLWKAYKHVAALRAEALMSSEEVLPEQYAILVRDIPSPPNGETQKEFVDSYFREIYPETFYRSLVVTENSKINKIWENLEGYKKKLARAEAVFAATSNRPTNKTGLLGLVGERVDSIDYYTKLINESVAKLEAEQRTVLAEKQQTAAVVFFTDRVTAALAAQSLHCQMVDKWTVTEAPEPRQLIWENLKIKFFSRIVRQYLIYFLVAITILFYMIPIAFVSAITTLGNLQKALPFIKPIAEIAFIRTILQSYLPQIALIVFLAMLPKFLMFLSKSEGIPSQSHAIRAASGKYFYFSVLNVFIGVTLAGSLFDNLKALEKKPNSIITVLASSLPKNATFFLTYVALKFFVGYGLELSRIIPLIIFHLKKKYLCKTEAEVKEAWYPGDLSYATRVPSDMLILTITFCYSVIAPLILVFGVIYFGLGWLILRNQALKVYVPSYESYGRMWPHIHTRILAALFLFQLVMFGYLGVKLFVWATLLVPLIFISLIFGYVCRQKFYKGFEHTALEVACRELKQRPDLEEVFKAYIPHSLSTHKGDDHQFKGAMSRYQDYAAISAA; from the exons ATGGAGTTTGAATCGTTTCTAGTGTCCTTAGGGACGTCAGCAGTCATCTTCGTCGTGCTCATGCTCCTCTTCACCTGGCTCTCTCGTAGACCCGGAAACGTTTCTGTTTATTACCCGAACCGGATCCTGAAAGGAATGGATCCATGGGAAGGCAGCTCCTTGACCCGAAACCCATTTGCTTGGATCCGCGAAGCTTTCACTTCCACCGAACAAGACGTCGTCAAGCTGTCCGGCGTCGATACTGCCGTCTACTTCGTCTTCTTGAGCACTG ttCTTGGGATATTTGCTTTGTCGGCTCTTCTTCTCTTACCGACTCTACTCCCTATATCCGCTACTGACAACAGCTTAAAGAACTCTAGGAGCGCCACTGACACCACTAGCAACGGAACCTTTAGCCAAATTGACAATCTATCTATGGCTAACATCACT AAAAAGAGTTCAAGGCTGTGGGCGTTCCTAGGAGCGGTTTACTGGGTATCTCTAGTCACATATTTCATGCTATGGAAAGCCTACAAGCACGTCGCTGCATTGAGAGCTGAAGCTCTGATGTCTAGCGAAGAAGTATTACCAGAGCAATACGCCATTCTCGTTAGGGACATACCTTCCCCACCTAACGGAGAGACGCAGAAAGAGTTCGTCGACTCTTACTTCAGAGAAATCTACCCGGAGACATTCTACAGATCCCTTGTCGTAACAGAAAACAGCAAG ATTAATAAGATATGGGAAAACTTGGAAGGCTACAAGAAGAAGCTCGCGCGCGCAGAAGCCGTCTTCGCAGCCACCAGTAACCGGCCAACGAACAAAACCGGCTTGCTCGGGCTAGTCGGAGAGCGAGTAGACAGCATTGACTATTACACAAAGCTAATCAACGAATCTGTAGCCAAACTAGAAGCAGAGCAGAGAACGGTTCTCGCCGAGAAGCAGCAAACAGCAGCGGTTGTGTTCTTCACGGACCGTGTCACTGCAGCTCTAGCCGCTCAGTCACTACACTGCCAGATGGTTGATAAATGGACGGTGACCGAAGCTCCCGAGCCTCGCCAGCTCATCTGGGAGAATCtcaagatcaagttcttcagcAGAATAGTCAGACAGTACTTGATCTACTTCCTCGTTGCGATAACCATATTGTTCTACATGATCCCTATAGCGTTTGTATCTGCGATCACCACTCTTGGGAATCTCCAGAAGGCTCTTCCGTTCATTAAACCGATCGCGGAGATTGCTTTTATAAGAACCATCTTGCAGTCTTACCTTCCTCAGATTGCGCTCATCGTCTTCTTGGCTATGCTTCCTAAGTTCCTCATGTTCTTATCCAAGTCTGAGGGGATTCCTTCGCAGAGCCATGCTATAAGAGCTGCCTCCGGGAAGTACTTTTACTTCTCGGTGTTGAATGTCTTCATCGGTGTGACACTTGCAGGGTCTTTGTTTGATAACTTGAAGGCTCTTGAGAAGAAACCAAACTCTATTATCACCGTTTTGGCTTCTAGTCTCCCTAAGAACGCTACTTTCTTCTTGACATACGTGGCTCTCAA GTTCTTTGTTGGTTATGGTCTTGAGCTTTCTAGGATCATACCGTTGATAATATTCCATTTGAAAAAGAAGTATCTATGCAAAACCGAAGCAGAGGTCAAAGAAGCTTGGTATCCAGGAGACTTGAGCTACGCAACTAGGGTTCCCAGCGACATGCTCATCCTCACTATCACCTTCTGCTACTCCGTAATCGCTCCTCTAATCCTCGTCTTCGGTGTTATCTACTTCGGTTTAGGTTGGCTCATCCTGAGGAACCAG GCGTTGAAAGTGTATGTTCCATCGTACGAGAGCTACGGGAGGATGTGGCCGCATATCCACACCCGCATACTAGCGGCGTTGTTTCTGTTTCAGCTGGTTATGTTTGGTTACTTGGGAGTCAAGCTATTCGTTTGGGCGACTCTCTTGGTTCCTCTCATATTCATCTCTCTCATCTTCGGTTACGTGTGCCGTCAGAAATTCTACAAAGGGTTCGAACACACGGCTCTAGAGGTGGCTTGCCGTGAGCTGAAGCAGAGACCGGACCTCGAGGAGGTTTTCAAAGCGTACATTCCGCATAGCTTGAGCACTCACAAAGGAGATGATCACCAGTTTAAAGGCGCTATGTCTCGTTACCAAGACTATGCTGCAATTTCAGCCGCTTAA